The region GTACTGCCGTTTTCTGATCGTCTCAGTAGGCCCTGTTCCTGTAGCCAGTGTCCCAAGGGCTCACTGCCCCCCACAAGCACCTTTTCTGCCTGGCAGGTGGGCAGGGCCTCGGTTTGGGAATCCTGAACCGGCAGGCCGGGCCGTTCTGGACCTCAGTGACAATGACTGCTGAGCGTCCCCTTTGCCAGAGCAGAAGTGGGAGCAAAGTCCTTGTGTGATCCCATCCCTGCCTACCCAAATGCCTGACTGCTGGGGGCGTGCCCCTAGGCTGGTGACCCAGAGAAGACCCCCCCAGAGGAAAGCCCTTTGGCCGCCACATCTGCCCATTGAGACGGAGGGAGCACAGTGGTCCACAGACTAGGGGGAGGGGGCGTGGTGAGGGGCGTGGGAGGCAGACCTGAGAAGTCTGTCTGCGCTCCAGGCCCTGCGGTCTGTCTGTGGAAAGATCACACCAGAAGATTTGTCTGGACTCTTCAAGGTTTTTCCTCCATACATTCAGGCCAGTTCCCAGACCCACCACCAAGTGGAGTTGTTTCCAAAACCAGAAGCCTCACTGGGCCCCGTACCCCGGTTCTGCACATTCCCAGTCCCCAGGCGACAGGCTTCCCAGGATACGGACCACGGCTCTCCCTGACAAGCCCTtgcccagcccagggctcccGAGAAGGACCCTACCCAGGGTGGCCCCATGAAGGGGCTCTGCATCCACGCGGGGTGTGTGGGTGGCCCCTGCCTGGGCTGCGTGAGGAGTCCAGCCTGCTCACCACTGAAGGGCTCCCTGCCTACTCGCCAGGGCCTCCGGACTGCCTGTCCCTGTGTTACTGCACAGGGCCTCTCGGATGCAGGTGTCTGCAAGTCCGCAGGCCCCCGGGGTCGGGTGGGAGGGacaccaggggctgggaggttggcCTTGCACGTCCACACTGTGGCTGTGTGTTTACCCCAAGTGCGCTTAGCGCGGTGTTTGGAAGCATTTGTGGTCTGTGCAATGAAAGGAAGCAACGGGCTTGTCGGAGCCAGCCTGGTCTGGGGGTCATCCGTCCCCAGCAGGGAGTCAaatggccaggccaggccagcccTGTCCCATAGGGTCAGGGACCCAGGGCCCACTGGGCTCTAGGACCAAAGTTTGGGCCTCAGAGGGATCGAGTCCTAAGAAAGGACGCGGAGGCCTTGAAACTGACCAGCACGCGATCCTGGCTGAGCGCCGGCTCAAGTTTATTGAGCACTACCCTGTGTCCAGAGCTCTGCAGGCCACTGCTCACAAGCCTGGGAGGTAGACGGAgtagcccatttcacagatgggcaaAACAGACTGCGTGGTCCTGTGACGTTTCCTAGCCGCTCGTCCAGCCAGCTCTGCCCTCGGCCTTGCTGGAGGCTGGCCAGCTCCCCACAAGGAGCCCTGCAGGGCTGTTCTGGCCTGAGTCTGGAGGCCGCTTCCTGGACCAGGCCTTGAGGGTTTTCAGTGTGACTTCAGGGTCACCTCCACAGGAAAATGGTCACTGATGGCGAGGgcctggagaggaggtggagccTGAGCCCCTTGCTGGGCAGCCTGCCCTCCCTCGGGCCCCACCTAGGAAAAGGAGCACCCCACATCGGCCAGGGATGCAGCCCGCTGTGCTGCCCGCAGGTGGGCTGGGGCCCAGACTggagacccccctccccccagaagaggCAAGGGCATCTTCTGCCATCCCAGATGGTCCCTTCAGCCAGAACTGAGCCTCTAAGGGCTCTGTGTTCCGGGTCGCTGGTGCAGGGAGGGGTGCGCCCATGCCCTCGGCCACGCACCCGCCCTCCCTACCCCCGCGCGCCCGCACTCGCCTGAGCCTGGTCCAGGCCGAACTCCTCCTGGAAGTTGTGCACGGCGGCCGACTGGGGCTTGAGGCCCTTGCGCAGGCGGGCGCCGCACGCCACGATGCGGTCGTAGGCGCAGTCGGAGTTGCCCACGGTGGTGTCGGCGCTGTCGGGGATGAGCCACTTGAAGACCTCGCTGCTGCGCAGGCGGACGGACGGCCAGTCGCGCTCCCGCACGTAGTTGCAGTCGGCGTTGAAGTCGCCCAGGAACAGTAAGTCCTGCGGGGACCGCGGAGCCAGGGCTGAGACCGCGCGCGCCCCGCACCCTCCCCGCGCAGCCCCCTCCCGCACGCGCGcacaggggcggggggcgggcctTACGTCCGTGCCCCACTTGTCGATCACGTCCAGGTACACGTCGTAGAGAGCGTCGATCTCCGCCACGGCCCGATGCGGCGCCGCATGCAGCGGGATGAGCACCAACTCCCCGGCAGCTGCGGGAGGCGCGGGTCAgaggggggcggcgggggcggggttTCCCGGGGAGGAGGGGGCCTCACCCGAGCCGGGGGCAGAGAACTTGACCACGAACGGTTCACGGCTGAAGGCGTCCTCCGGGTCCGGGTACTGGTACGTGTCCACGACCGACACCGCGTCCTTCCTGGGGGAAAGAGGCGGGTGGGCGCGCTGAGACTGCCCCTCCCGCCCCGCGTGCCGGCCCCGCCCCTCACCTGTAAACAAACAGGTACATTTCCTTGTACTGGTCCCGACCCAGGGGCTCGCTGCTCACGAAGCTGTACTTGTGCCTGGACACACTGCAGAGACACGGGCCAAGCGCGGGGTCAAGGCACGGGCCGGGCCCCGCGACCCGGGCCTGGCCTCTGAACGCTGGGCACTATCCCCGCCCCTCCTTCCCGCACCTGTTGATCAGTTCCATGAGAGCGGACACGGCGCTCAGGTCTGGGTCTCGCACCTCCTGCACCAGCGTGATGTCATAGCCAGCCAGAATCTGGGGGAGGGACGGGCAGGTGCGGGGTCACGCGTGGTGGAGTCACCCGCGAGGCTCAGCTGCGGCCCCGCCCCCGGTCCCTGGCCTCACTTGCGCAATGATGCTGCCGCAGGCCGGGTCTGTCACTTTACTATCGCCAAAGCTCTGGATGTTGAAAGCTCCGATGCGCAGCGCCGTGGCCCCGGCGGCCCCCAGGGCCCAGAGTGCGGCCAATAGGACCTGGGGCCCACCCATGGCGGAGAGCAGGTGGGCTGGGAGGAACGGACGCGCTCCTGAGCGTGGACCTGGAGTCAGACACACTGAACGACTCCTCTGTTCCCCAGCCCTGGGGGACCGGCAAGGACCTGTGATTCAGAGGTCCAAGGGACatccttcccctgcctctccacctCTCCCCAGTGGTGTGCTAGGTTTCCCACGGCCATTCTACTCCTTGGGGAAACAGGCTCCAACAGAGggaccccacccccatccaggtTCCTGGTCAGCCCAGTCCCCAGACTCACCTGGGATGTGGATGGGGCGGTATTTGAGGCTCAGGACCAAGGTCGGAGATCCCGGCTGGGGGTGTGTCTGTGGCAGGAGACCAATGCCTTGGCTTTGGTCCGGCAGGGATTGTAGGCCAGGGCCCAGGCGGGTATTTGAGGCCCTTGTCCAGGGAGGGGCTAGACTGCTCTGGCCCCACCCCCCTCTGCAGAGATGGACGCTGCAAGTGCTGGTTCCGGTTCCCGGGGAGAGCCCTGGGGGCAAGGCGGCAGGGATCCAGCCCGAGTGGCGCCGGCACGAAGACCGTCCGGAGCAGGACCCTGATGACCCTGCCGGCTCTGCGAAACCGTGTCCGGACTGGACGAGAGGGCCAGCCACCCAAGGTCCAGGCCTTGTTCTTGTCcacgcacccccacccccaaactaggTCACCCAGAGTCGCCCTCCCTCGGGGGTGCCCcctgagagaaggcaggcagTACGTTCATTGAAGAGCCTCCTGGTGTCTCCTGCCGCTCCTTCGTTACCTCTGGATACAACGCCATGGCTCCCGGGCCGCCGAGCCTGGTCCCCTGCCCGTGCAGCCCGCCCTGAACAGCCCCACGGTTGGAGGCTGTGAAGCAGCACCCTCTTCCGCCCGCCTCCACGGGGCTGGGGAAGACAGAGTCACGACTCCAGCCGGGCAGGGCGGCGGCAGCAGGCTGCCCGTCCACATGCCAGGGACACCCACGCACTCCGCGGCGCCCTAGCTCCAGCGCCAGCCCTGGGAGGGGTGGCCAGGCCAGGCGCCGGAGTCTGCAGCGGGCGGGCAGACGGGCCCCCGGGGAAGCTGCCTGGGCAGTGGCATCACAAGTGGCAGGTTTTCGGGTTTTATTGTAAAGCAACAAAAAACTATTTACACTCCCACACTCCCCCTGAACACCTGGATTCTACACCCCCTCTTCTGTGGCTCCTTGCCCCTGCCCGGGCTCAGGAGCCTGCGGGCGGCCGTGCTAGACGATGACCGTCTGCACCTCGAGCTGGCCCTCCGGTGACGCGATGACAAGCTCGCCCGCGTGCTCCAGGATCTCAATGTCCTCTGACGAGACCATAGTCACGGTGGCCTGCTCGGTGCCAGTGGCGCCCGCGCGGGCCGTGAGCACAGTGCCCTCGCTGATGGCCGAGGCCAGCGTCATGGCCACCTGCTCGGTCAGGCTCTCGGGTGTAGCGATGGTGATGGTGTCGGCCGCGGCCGCCTCCGGGCCCAGCCCCGCCTCCTGGTCCATGGTCACATTCTGCACGATGATCTGGTGCCCGGCGCTGGCCTGGTGCACGATCTGCTGCACCACCTTCATGATGTGGCTGTCCACCTGCGGCGGCAGGCGGCTCAGCAGGCGGCTGTGGGGCGGGGCGCCGGGCCACCCCctccggcccctcccccggcccccacctCCGTCTGGGTGCCCTCGATGATCTCCGCGGCTTCGTGGGTCTCCGTGTCGTCAGCAGCGGCCTGGACGGGGGACAGAGGTCAGCCTGGCAGCCCCgagccccagccccgccccagcgGCCCCGCGCCCACCTCGATGATGTACTCCTGCGTGTCCGCCACCACGGACGAGAACTCCACCAGCACGGTGTGCGGGTCCTCGGCCAGCACGGCGGCGGCTGCCGTGGGGCTCTCCTCGGACACCAGCAGCTCCTCCACCTCCAGCAGGCAGccccctgggggcggggggctcggCTCGGTCAGCAGCGCCGTGGCCCTCCCGGCTGGCCCCACACCCGcgcccgccccccctccccccgccgctgCCCGGCGGCCCTGACCTTTGGTGCGCAGGTGCCGGTTGAGCGTGCCGTGCTCGGCAAAGCCGCGGCCGCACCTGTAACACTTGAAGGGCTTCTCCCCCGTGTGGTGCCGCACGTGCCGCACCAGGGAGCCCTTCTCCCGGAAGCCTCGGCTGCAGAACGGGCACACGTGCGGCTTCTCCTCCAGGTGCGTCCGGAAGTGCACCTGCTGGGCGTTCTGTGGGGCCCCACCGTCAGCCCCCACCTGGCCCGGCCGCCGCTCGGTACGCggctctcccacccccaccacgggCTGAGGAAGAGGGGCCCGGGCCAGGCAGGAGGGGCGAGGGGCTGCGTGGGGGAGGGAGTGCTGGGATCTGGCCCAGGACAGGGGAGCCCGCGTCATGGGGGTCAGGCGCCAGGGTCCCACCTTGGTCTTGTAGCACTTGCCGCACTCAGGACACGGGTAGGGCCGCTCGTCGGAGTGGACACGCCGGTGGCCGCGGACGTGGGCGATGGTCTTGTACAGCTTCCCGCAGTCTCCACAGCGGAAGCGGCGCTCGTGCACGTGGACCTCCTGGTGCTTCTTGAGCAGGTAGGCCTTGGGGAAGGCCTTGCCGCACTGCACGCACGTGAATGGCCTTGGCCCTGGGGTCGCAGGCGAGGTCAGGCCAGGTCCGCCCCTCGAGGGCCCCCTGCCTGCTGACCGCCCAGGAACCAACCTAGCCGCCCACTGTACGCCTGAGGCCCATCTGCTGCCCGTGCCCCACCCCGACACCCACCTGCATGGCCCCTTTTGTGGGCTTCCAGGGTGGCCGCTGTTGGGAAGGTCTCACTGCACTGAGGGCACGGGTGGGTCCTGGGCACAGTGGAGGCCCCGCCGGCCacctgctgggggcgggggggtggccaCAGCACCTTCCAGCTCCCACTGTGGGTGGGACCCCCGGCAGCTCCAAGGAGAACAGACCCATGGCAACCcccgtcccccccaccccgtcccacaAGCTCCATCATGAGCTCCGGGAAGGCAGCGAACAGGGAACAAAGTCTCTGCAGAAGGGGCTCGATTTTTCCACCacagggaacacagcagggagggCGGCCACTGGGCTGGGCTGGTGACCTTGTAGCCGGGGTCCAGCCCCACCGAAATACGCCGGCAGCGCAGGCACCTACTGTCTCCACGGGCTCCACCTCCAGCAGCGGCAGCTCTGGGGGACCGtctcccagggtctggggactgGGCGCggcaggaggggctggctccAGGGCCCCCTCCTCTCCGGTGACGCGCTCGAGGACAATGCCGGAGTTCTGCATGGCCTGGTGCAGCAGGTTCTCACGGCCGCTCTCGCTGGAACAGGGCAGCTCCTCGGGGCCCGGGGGCTGTGGGCACACGGTCCCCACTTGTACCCACCGCACCGGACAGACCCTGTGGGGCCCAGGGGACACGGTGCACGCGCAGAAGGCTTCAAGGAGCCCCGCAGCGCACTCTCCCCACCGTCCCTCTTCCCGTCCCTCGCCCCTGCTGTCCTCTGGCGTGCCACTGGGCTCCCGCTCCAGACAGAGCACCAGGAAGGCAGGCCGGGTCGGTCCTGTTCCCACTGGAGCCAGCAACCAGAACGGAGCCCAGCAGCGGGCAGAGGCCACTCCCCAGGCTGGCCCGCACCTCCGCAGCCAGGCCTTTCATGCCGAGGGGCAGCTCTTGCATCTGGACGTGGACTTCATGGATGACCGTGCCCTTGGCATCTGTCACCAGGTGAATCACGGGCGAGGTCTCCATAGGTTCTCCCGACACGGAGGAAGATGGGACCGTCCCCATGGTGGAGGAGCCAGACCCTTTAGGGCAGAAGCCAAAGAACTTTGAAAAAACCCGCCCCAGCAGGGTGGCCCCCAGGCCAGCGGCCGGGCGCAAGGCAGGGGGTCCCTACCTCGCTGGGCTGCAGGCGCATCCTCCTTGCCGACAAGCACGTCCTTGCTCATGCTGAAGCGGATTTTCTCTGTGCACGGCGTGAGAGACTTGAGGTGCCGGGTCAGCGCACCCGACTCCCGGAAGCTCTTCCCACACTTGGCACACTTATAGGGGCGCTCATCTGTGGAGAGAACGGGGTCGGCTCCGGGCAGGGCCCGCGGCCCCAGGGAAGGCAGGCCCGGAGCCACAGCCTCACGGCCCCCGGTCCCCGCCTGGCTCACCCGTGTGCCGCCGGTGGTGCCGGATGAGTGAGCCCTTGGTCCGGAAGGAGGCCCCGCACAGCTTGCACTCGTGGTCCTTGCGGCTACTGTGGGTCACCATGTGGGCCTTGAGGATGctgccctggggggaggggacggTGGGGCTCAGGCGCCgccggggcaggagggggaggcgGCCCGCCCGCACGCAGCCCCGCGGCCCACCGTCTTGAAGGTCTTGTGGCACAGCACACACACGTAGCGGCCGTCCTCGTTCACCAGCAGCTTCACCGGAGCCTGCTCGccctccccgccgagcacaggCCCCCGGCGGCCGGGGCTGCCCGGGGCTTCCGCCATCTCGCCGTCCCCCGGCTCTGCCTCGGCAGCCACGATGACCTCTTTGATGTGTCCGCCGCCTGGGGAGAGGCTGGTCAGCCCGCGCCACCTCCGATCCCTCGCTGGGAGCACTGCCGGCCGGGCGGGAGGAGGCAGTGCGGCTGTCCCCACCGCCCTCCAGCCCCCCGGCCAGACACCTTCTCTGCGAGCGGGAGGTGCCTCGTCTGAGTCTGCAGAACCACGGGGGGGGACTCCAGGACCCGGGGACGGTTCCAGCGAGGAGCCCCAGCATGAGCAACGGTGCCCCCTCCTAAGTCTAGGGGCGCGGGACTAGACATGGGCAGGGGTCCTGCCGCCCCCCGGGGACAAGTGAATGCCAGCAGGGAGATGGGGGTGAGCCGTCTGCCCTGCTCACTGCCCGCAGGGATCGCCCGCTGTGTCTCGAGGCCGGGAGGGCCAGGGACGGGTCTGGGGGCGTGAGTGCTCCTAGACACCTGGGACTGCCCGAGGAAGGAGGCCGGGCTCTAGCCCCTCTCGCGGGTGAGGAAGAGATGTTGACCACATGCAAAGCTAAGCTGTAAACACGCTTCACAGTTTCTGCTCCTAAAAATGACGTGCGGGGACCGGCTGTGAAGCACCTTAGGAACCATCTCAGTGGGGCGGGCGGTGTTTTGACGAGCCACTCTCCCAAACAGGACGGAAGCACCGTGACTCAGAAATAATTAGGGGCATCTGTCGCCCGTGCCCCGGCTGACGCGCCCGATGCTCTATCTCTCCTCCGCCCCAGAAGCAATCTTCAGAAAAGACCCAGACTTCTGCCAAACAAGGACTTGAGACAGAGCGTGGCGTGACAGGCAGTGGATGGAGGGGTCAAGGAAGAGGGAACATGGCTGCCCGAGTCCAGAGAGGAAATGCAAGTTTGTCcgcagggaagaggcaggagggcCTGGTACAGGGACCCCTccacagccccccgccccccgaagCCCCCGGCCCGGCATGGACTAAGATGACCTCAGTCCTGAGATGCCAGCAACTGGCTGTTTCGGACTCTAGCTGACCTGGACCAATGAGCAGCTGACATCAAGGGGACATCTGGGGCACCCGAGGGGGCAAGAGAGGCAGGAGGCGCCGGAGAGGAGCCCCCCAAGCTCAGGGCAGAGCCGCCGAGCAGCAGGTGTGGgccggctggaggctggggtgcTGGGAAGGGACCCGGCTGGCCAGGGGTCCGGAACCTGCGGGTTCCACCCGAGCCCAGGGACCTTGTTTCCTGTATGACACCACTCACGCCGTGCCAGGGCCACAGCGCAGCCCCACCTCTGCCGTGAGAACATTCCTGTCCCCGAGCAGCACAGGCAAACGTCCCCGGCCGCAGGAATGTCAGACAGCACCGAGACCGGGACAGGTGTCCTGCCGCCTCCCTGAGGCGGGACTTCGGCAGAAAGGCCTACTCTTGACATTCCCCGCCCTGAGGTCTCCTCCGTCTCTCTTCCTGCCCCAACTGTCCCCGGGGCTTCGTGAGGCCAAGTTCCTCCTGTTGCCCAAACCTGCATCCTGTCAGGCCGCCCACTCACACACCTGCCAAGACTCCTGCCCCGAAGAGCGCCAGGGCCTGACCACGGcctcccccgcctccctccctccagggacacacccagcccctggctgCCCTTTGAAGGGTCCCCTTCCCATTCCAGACCTGTCAACACCCCTCTCCTACCTCAGTAGAGCACCTGAACTCAAAGAGAGCCACAAGGAGGCTGACTTGGCTCCGCACGCTCATAAAGGCCAGGTGAGCATCAGGGCACGCGTCACCACCCCCACACGGGAGGGGACAGCCAAGGTCAGACAGCAGGTCAAGACAGAGCTGGCGCAGCAAGTGCATCCCGTGCTCCCCAAACCTGACCCATCAGAGCCAACCACAGGTTAGGGAGCAGGACCAGGGGTGGTGGAAAAATAGCAAAGGTTCCAGAAGGACCCGGGAAAAAACAGTCTGGGGAAGCAGCAGCAGGACACAGAACACCAAGCGAGGACTCTGAGTATAGGCCGCacacctcccctctcccagcagGGCCCGATGCCCGGTGCTCAGCCCTCCTCAGCCAGGCCTTGCTCTCAGGCGAGCAGAGAGACAGGGTGGCAAGGGTCCCCGGCCTCCAGTGCTGACCGCAGACAGCTGACAGGTCAGCAACAGGTGCGCGGAGAGCGACACGAGGACAGCCACGGTGGGACCGTGCCGGCTTACCGACGATGTCCGGTGCGTGGCTCATGTCTGCTGTCAAAGCGGCAGCCTCCACCACGATGTGGGCCACAGTGATGGGCTCCTCCGGGCTCGCCACCGCTGGCACCGCCTATTGAGGGGCGACAGGGGACACACAGGACTCAGCTGTGGGGCTGCGGAGCGCCCCCGGCTTGGAGAGGAAGGCTTGGGTCTATGTCCCCGCACAAAGGCTGTGGGAGGGCCTCTCATCTCTTCCAGCATCTCTCCTGTCCCTGCCCTGAGCCGGACTCCCGCCTGGTCCCTCCACTCAGGCCTAAGGGCTCAGCACCATCACTCAAACGCCTCTGGCCACCGTGGGCCGGACGCAGAGCACTGAGCACCCTTGTGGAGGAGGGCTCCAGGGGGAGGCGGCCCCACCAGCCCCAGCCAGGGGAGCAAGGGAAAGAGCCCCAGGTATGTGTGACTGGGGGTCTTTCTGGAGGAAGGGGCACCAccgggaggggctggggaagggcgcAGGGTCAGAGTGAGACGGGTGTGAGCCCTGTGACTTCTGGGCCCCTCCCTGTGATGCCCTGAGGCAGCCCCTTTCCCAAGTGCACACAAGAGGATGATGGGCGCGCCACCCCGTGAGCCGAGAGCGTGCTGTGCACCTTAACGAGACCACGTGTGCAGCCCGAGCGTGCACGCAATGCCACAAAGTCAGCCACTTTCATGACAAGGCGGCAGGACCCCCCAGAGCCACCCTTTGTGGGAACCCGAGGGACTGTGTGTACCCGGCAGGAGACAAGCCCTGAGGCAAGACGGGCCCTGAGGTTCCAAGAAAGGAGGGACCTCAACAGCGCAGGCTCTGGCCCGAGGCCGGGGAGCAGGCTGGGTCACCCAGGAGCACCGCCGAGCTCTTGGGGGCCGGGCCCAGACCCTACCTTATCCGCCGTCAGATGGCgtcgccccccccccaccccgcatgcCACAGGGCACCAGCTGCACTCACCGCCCCACCGACTATCAGGGCAGCCCCGGGGGgcagcacacacatgcacaggtgTGTgcagggccgggggggggggggtgtgggctCACCTCCTGGCCCAGCAGCGCCCCGGCAGCAGGGGCTGCAGGCGAGGCCTCCTGGGTGGCCCGCTGGCACGCCTTCTGGAGCTTGTGCTGAACAAAGTCTTCCAAGGCAGTGAACTCGGCCTGGCAGCGGCCACATCTGTGCACGTCGTCTTCATCTGCAAAGAACCTGTGGTCACTGGGGCTCGGGAGGCCTCCAGGCCCGGGCGCCCTCAGCAGCAGAGGCAGCTTCCCCAGCCTCACATGGAGGCCCAGGGTGCCAGCCCCCATCCTCCGGAGGTCTGCAGAGGCACCCACCGCAGGCAGGGCAGCACCCAGCAGGCAGGGGCCCCGCCCATACAGGTAGGCTGCAGAGACCCACTGAGGTGGTGTATCCCAAGCCCCCACTTCAGAGATGAGGGAACAGGGGCTCAGGGGCAGCTAGGAGGTGGGGGGATCCGCCCATGCCAGTCTGGGGGGAGTGGAGGACCAGGGATTAAGACTGTTGGGCTATCCATATGCCCTTCGGCACCTCGGTGACCATGTCCGGGTCCATCtgcttgtctgtaaaatgggtcaaCCCACTGTACGGTGTACGGTGCAGCGGGCATCAGTGCGCTGATGCCCACAGGGCTCTGGCTGAGAGGCCGGCCCTCGGCAAATGCAAAAGAGGCAGCACGCCCTGACTCATAACCCTCTTTCCCCACTGACTTGCTGCTTCATTGTTTCTGAACAGGTCCTTGTTCTCCTGAAGACACTCGGGGTGAAACTTCCCAGAGGGGCTCCACACCCCCAGGAACATCACACCTGAGCCCCTCACCATGTAGGCTGACCAGCCAGTGGCTGCCCCAGGTCCTATGGAAGAGATTTCCCACTCACTGAGTCCCTACTGGGTGCCAGACACCTCACTGGGGATGCGACCGAATCCAGCCAGCACCCTGGGGAAATAAAGATGACTATTCTCATTCCAGAAAAATGACTTGAGATGCAAAGCCACCCCGCTGGGGAGTGTTAGGACCAGAGGCTGAACCTGAGGGTCTACTCTGGATGGCCTGGCATTCGCACAATGGGGTGGGGCAGACGTCCCTTGTGCGTCCATAAAAGTTCACCAGTTCCCACCACCTCACACGCGGTCCCACATCAAGGTCGAACGCAGGGCTGGCACAGAGACGGACGGAGCCCAGTCAACGTCTTCTGAATTAATGAGCAAAGGAGAGCCTAAACCACAGCCACGAGTGGCCGACAGAAGACCACAGTCCCCTCCAGATGGCTCACAATCATGAGCCAAGCACTGAGATGCCTACCACCCTCTTAACCGTCCCACCTGGCAGGCCAAGTCTGACTCAGCGTCACCCAGCGCAGAAGGGGACCGGCCGTGCCACACAATACACACGGGGCTGGGGGCGAGCCCAGCGGGGCACGGCAATCGAAAAAGAGAGCCCTCTCCGGGTCGGCACTGCCCCTAATGGTCCCCCTCGCCCAGCTGGAATTAGAAGGAGCGAGGAAAACAACGTACTGAGGAGTTCTGTGGGGAGAGAGACCACCACCCCAGTATCACCAGCCAGCCCCCTCCTCTCGGGCCAACCTGGAGAGCTGAGGACAGACACACTCCTGTCTGAAAAGGTATCAGGGCACCTGTGGGCCAGTCCTGGGTGTCCCGGCTCAGGGGGTCCCCACGTTGCTCTATCTTCCTTGTCACCACCGCCCTGGGAGGCAGCACAGCCCAGAAGTTAGGGGACCTGGCTGAGGAGTCACACAGTCTTGCTACTTACTCCCCGGGTGACCTGGCCACTTTGACCTCTTTGGACCTCGATTTCCCTCATCCACGAGTGGGTGGTAACAACAGCCGTAGGAGCCTCCAGAGTTGGTTTTAAGATCAAAGCGCCCAGTGCGGGGTAAGTGCTTAACACGTTACTAGCAGCAGCCGCCCCTCCCCATTCTGCAGGGACAGGGAAGCTCACCGCCCGGGTCAACCAGCCAGAGAGCAGCAGATCCGGGCCGGAGCTCCCAGGCTGGTTGCGGAGCACCGGCTCCGCACCACTGGGCCCTGCTGCCGCCGCAAGGGCGAGCTCGGAGCCCGGAGCCCCGGAGCCCCGCCCCGGGCAGCCTCCAGCCGCACCCCAGCCAGGGCTCTAGAGGCCCGTCAGGAGCCGTGGAAGAGGGCCCAGAGGAGAGCAGGGCCGGGCCCATACAGGCGAAGACGCGCCGGACCGCGAGCCTGAGGGGCAAGGCCGGCCGTGGAGGCAATGGCAGGGGCCTCCACGGGCAGCCCCAGAGGCCCGGCCACCTGTGAGCATCCGTGAGTGGACACCGAGGCCCGCGGGGTGACGGGCGCCCGCAGGAGAGGCCTGAGGGTCTGAGGAAGCCTGGGGGGCTCGTGGAGGGCTACGCAGGACCCCCTTGGGGACCCGGGAGGTCCGCAAGGAACAGGGGTCTGGGACCGTCTGTCGCGTCCGCAGCTCAGGCCATCGGGGCCTCCTCCAGCCAG is a window of Meles meles chromosome 21, mMelMel3.1 paternal haplotype, whole genome shotgun sequence DNA encoding:
- the DNASE1L2 gene encoding deoxyribonuclease-1-like 2 encodes the protein MGGPQVLLAALWALGAAGATALRIGAFNIQSFGDSKVTDPACGSIIAQILAGYDITLVQEVRDPDLSAVSALMELINSVSRHKYSFVSSEPLGRDQYKEMYLFVYRKDAVSVVDTYQYPDPEDAFSREPFVVKFSAPGSAAGELVLIPLHAAPHRAVAEIDALYDVYLDVIDKWGTDDLLFLGDFNADCNYVRERDWPSVRLRSSEVFKWLIPDSADTTVGNSDCAYDRIVACGARLRKGLKPQSAAVHNFQEEFGLDQAQALAISDHFPVEVTLKSH